From one Silurus meridionalis isolate SWU-2019-XX chromosome 23, ASM1480568v1, whole genome shotgun sequence genomic stretch:
- the LOC124376583 gene encoding bifunctional protein GlmU-like, whose translation MSAAGSSLSVFALRLGPGQELLSSLQAFVQEKQLKAPFIITCVGSVTKATLRLANATSDKPNQVIRLQERFEIVSLVGTLNTEAHLHISLADKEGRTVGGHVLGDLEVFTTAEVILGEATDLHFTRQMDSRTGFPELVIEKRLEQT comes from the exons tcTGCAGCAGGCTCATCTCTGAGTGTGTTTGCATTGCGTCTGGGCCCAGGACAGGAGTTGCTGTCCTCTCTGCAGGCATTCGTACAGGAGAAGCAGCTCAAAGCTCCTTTCATCATCACATGTGTGGGCAGCGTGACAAAAGCAACACTACGACTGGCCAACGCAACATCAGACAAACCCAATcag gTAATCCGTCTTCAAGAGCGCTTTGAAATTGTGTCTCTGGTAGGCACACTAAACACCGAAGCTCATCTGCACATCAGCCTGGCTGATAAAGAAGGCCGGACCGTCGGCGGTCATGTACTGGGTGACCTGGAGGTGTTTACAACAGCAGAAGTGATTTTAGGGGAAGCCACTGATCTGCACTTTACAAGACAGATGGACAGCAGGACCGGCTTTCCTGAGCTGGTCATTGAAAAGCGTCTGGAGCAAACATAA